In Daucus carota subsp. sativus chromosome 4, DH1 v3.0, whole genome shotgun sequence, one DNA window encodes the following:
- the LOC108217602 gene encoding probable galacturonosyltransferase 15 isoform X4: MKFYISTKGIKRLNRVSGGGYWQGMKGRGSPAIIRRISYRTLLLLLLLMMAIVLPFMFLRVAYLVLESSALCSSPLECMRLRLFGGSDSSTLREELERALEEVNNNDEIGERIAEASPESFTDLVKDMVLNRQDIKAFAFKTKAMNMKMERKVQSARRHESFYWHLASHGYPKSLHCLHLKLAEEYAVNASARSPLPSPEYISRLTDSSFNHVVLLTDNVLAASVVIASTVKNSGNPGKLVFHVVTDKKTYSPMHSWFAMNIVASAVVEVKGLHQYDWSHKVNVEVKEMLEIHRLIWSHKCEYMKGEDSDHERDLEFLSPSYISLLNHLRIYIPELFPDLNKIVFLDDDVVVQRDLSSLWHLDLKGKIVGAVVDSFCGEGCCPGRKYRDYFNFSEPVMSADFRSDRCGWLYGMNVFDLEAWRKTNITKTYHQWLKFVKPGIWVGIMESWNTSSSLACF; encoded by the exons ATGAAGTTTTATATTTCGACCAAGGGGATCAAGAGGTTGAATAGAGTCTCCGGTGGGGGTTACTGGCAGGGGATGAAAGGACGGGGAAGTCCGGCGATCATTCGCCGGATTTCTTACCGGACTCTTTTGTTGCTGCTGCTTTTGATGATGGCCATTGTTTTGCCCTTTATGTTCCTCAGAGTTGCTTatcttgttcttgaatcttcgGCTCTTTGTTCTTCCCCTCTAg AATGTATGAGACTGAGGCTTTTCGGCGGGAGTGATTCTTCCACG TTGAGAGAAGAGCTGGAAAGAGCATTAGAGGAAGTAAATAATAATGATGAAATAGGAGAAAGAATAGCAGAGGCTTCTCCAGAGTCATTCACGGACCTTGTGAAGGATATGGTGTTAAACAGACAAGACATCAAAGCTTTCGCTTTCAAGACCAAAGCAATG AATATGAAGATGGAGAGGAAGGTGCAGTCAGCCAGAAGGCATGAGTCCTTTTATTGGCATTTAGCTTCTCATGGGTATCCTAAAAGCCTGCATTGCCTTCATCTTAAGTTGGCTGAAGAGTATGCTGTAAACGCCTCTGCACGGTCTCCATTACCTTCACCTGAATACATCTCCCGATTGACAGATTCTTCATTCAATCATGTTGTTCTTCTAACAGACAATGTCTTGGCGGCTTCTGTTGTCATCGCTTCGACTGTCAAAAACTCAGGGAATCCGGGGAAATTGGTGTTCCATGTAGTCACAGATAAGAAAACATACAGCCCAATGCATTCTTGGTTTGCAATGAACATTGTTGCTTCTGCAGTTGTGGAAGTTAAAGGATTACATCAGTATGATTGGTCCCACAAAGTAAATGTTGAGGTTAAGGAGATGTTAGAGATTCATCGCTTAATCTGGAGCCATAAATGTGAATATATGAAGGGAGAAGACTCTGATCATGAAAGAGATTTGGAATTTCTAAGCCCTAGCTATATTTCACTGTTAAATCATCTCCGAATATATATCCCTGAG CTGTTTCCAGATCTAAACAAGATTGTTTTCTTGGATGATGATGTTGTAGTTCAACGCGACTTGTCATCTCTCTGGCATTTAGATCTCAAGGGAAAAATTGTAGGTGCTGTTGTCGACTCATTTTGCGGGGAAGGGTGTTGCCCGGGAAGAAAATACAGGGACTACTTCAACTTTAGTGAACCAGTTATGTCAGCTGATTTTAGATCGGACCGTTGTGGATGGCTATATGGGATGAATGTCTTTGATCTTGAAGCTTGGAGGAAAACTAATATTACTAAAACATATCATCAATGGCTTAAGTTTGTAA aaCCTGGAATCTGGGTTGGGATTATGGAATCCTGGAACACTTCCTCCAGCCTTGCTTGCTTTTGA
- the LOC108217602 gene encoding probable galacturonosyltransferase 15 isoform X1 has product MKFYISTKGIKRLNRVSGGGYWQGMKGRGSPAIIRRISYRTLLLLLLLMMAIVLPFMFLRVAYLVLESSALCSSPLECMRLRLFGGSDSSTLREELERALEEVNNNDEIGERIAEASPESFTDLVKDMVLNRQDIKAFAFKTKAMNMKMERKVQSARRHESFYWHLASHGYPKSLHCLHLKLAEEYAVNASARSPLPSPEYISRLTDSSFNHVVLLTDNVLAASVVIASTVKNSGNPGKLVFHVVTDKKTYSPMHSWFAMNIVASAVVEVKGLHQYDWSHKVNVEVKEMLEIHRLIWSHKCEYMKGEDSDHERDLEFLSPSYISLLNHLRIYIPELFPDLNKIVFLDDDVVVQRDLSSLWHLDLKGKIVGAVVDSFCGEGCCPGRKYRDYFNFSEPVMSADFRSDRCGWLYGMNVFDLEAWRKTNITKTYHQWLKFNLESGLGLWNPGTLPPALLAFDGFVHDLNPSWHVAGLGYRFPQVSLQTLNTAAVIHFSGPAKPWLEIGVPEVRSLWSRHVNFSNKFFTKCRIVE; this is encoded by the exons ATGAAGTTTTATATTTCGACCAAGGGGATCAAGAGGTTGAATAGAGTCTCCGGTGGGGGTTACTGGCAGGGGATGAAAGGACGGGGAAGTCCGGCGATCATTCGCCGGATTTCTTACCGGACTCTTTTGTTGCTGCTGCTTTTGATGATGGCCATTGTTTTGCCCTTTATGTTCCTCAGAGTTGCTTatcttgttcttgaatcttcgGCTCTTTGTTCTTCCCCTCTAg AATGTATGAGACTGAGGCTTTTCGGCGGGAGTGATTCTTCCACG TTGAGAGAAGAGCTGGAAAGAGCATTAGAGGAAGTAAATAATAATGATGAAATAGGAGAAAGAATAGCAGAGGCTTCTCCAGAGTCATTCACGGACCTTGTGAAGGATATGGTGTTAAACAGACAAGACATCAAAGCTTTCGCTTTCAAGACCAAAGCAATG AATATGAAGATGGAGAGGAAGGTGCAGTCAGCCAGAAGGCATGAGTCCTTTTATTGGCATTTAGCTTCTCATGGGTATCCTAAAAGCCTGCATTGCCTTCATCTTAAGTTGGCTGAAGAGTATGCTGTAAACGCCTCTGCACGGTCTCCATTACCTTCACCTGAATACATCTCCCGATTGACAGATTCTTCATTCAATCATGTTGTTCTTCTAACAGACAATGTCTTGGCGGCTTCTGTTGTCATCGCTTCGACTGTCAAAAACTCAGGGAATCCGGGGAAATTGGTGTTCCATGTAGTCACAGATAAGAAAACATACAGCCCAATGCATTCTTGGTTTGCAATGAACATTGTTGCTTCTGCAGTTGTGGAAGTTAAAGGATTACATCAGTATGATTGGTCCCACAAAGTAAATGTTGAGGTTAAGGAGATGTTAGAGATTCATCGCTTAATCTGGAGCCATAAATGTGAATATATGAAGGGAGAAGACTCTGATCATGAAAGAGATTTGGAATTTCTAAGCCCTAGCTATATTTCACTGTTAAATCATCTCCGAATATATATCCCTGAG CTGTTTCCAGATCTAAACAAGATTGTTTTCTTGGATGATGATGTTGTAGTTCAACGCGACTTGTCATCTCTCTGGCATTTAGATCTCAAGGGAAAAATTGTAGGTGCTGTTGTCGACTCATTTTGCGGGGAAGGGTGTTGCCCGGGAAGAAAATACAGGGACTACTTCAACTTTAGTGAACCAGTTATGTCAGCTGATTTTAGATCGGACCGTTGTGGATGGCTATATGGGATGAATGTCTTTGATCTTGAAGCTTGGAGGAAAACTAATATTACTAAAACATATCATCAATGGCTTAAGTTT aaCCTGGAATCTGGGTTGGGATTATGGAATCCTGGAACACTTCCTCCAGCCTTGCTTGCTTTTGATGGTTTTGTGCATGACCTTAATCCGTCGTGGCATGTGGCAGGTTTAGGCTATCGATTTCCACAAGTGAGCCTGCAGACGCTGAACACGGCAGCTGTCATTCATTTTAGTGGACCTGCAAAGCCGTGGCTGGAGATCGGGGTCCCTGAGGTACGAAGCTTATGGTCTAGACATGTAAATTTTTCAAACAAATTCTTTACAAAATGTAGAATTGTAGAGTGA
- the LOC108217604 gene encoding phosphatidylglycerophosphate phosphatase 1, chloroplastic/mitochondrial-like — translation MQQPTSSIAPWHQLCYYPLPIPKLQNPSLHCHNHHFPKICSYHQPIYHQNEPIIKPNSNHSPLNKTPTDLYSLYSSCSKDQETKNPNNRTSYPHQNQIFLEQACNSDQDKKTQLKLAQKVVDKDCLDLESRVTVRNMWWDNIIAAIGQRFNLEGIKCSVGVFVKDRHLLVPHVAVPDIRSIDWGELKRRGFEGVVFDKDNTLTVPYSLSLWGPIRSSVEDCKSVFGSNIAVFSNSAGLHQYDPDGRKARAVEFKIGIKVVRHKVKKPAGSAEEIEKHFGCDSTRLIMVGDRAFTDVVYGNRNGFLTILTNPLSLAEEPLIVRQVRKLEAAFLKRWSGKGIKPISHRLLSDPRDCVKDQPEQVFFSE, via the exons ATGCAGCAACCCACCAGCTCAATTGCTCCATGGCACCAACTCTGCTATTACCCACTTCCAATCCCTAAACTTCAAAACCCTAGTCTCCACTGTCACAATCACCATTTCCCCAAAATTTGCTCTTACCACCAACCAATCTATCATCAAAACGAACCCATCATCAAACCCAACTCAAATCACAGCCCATTAAACAAAACCCCCACAGATTTATACTCTCTTTACTCAAGTTGTAGCAAAGATCAAGAAACCAAGAACCCAAACAACCGCACTTCATACcctcatcaaaatcaaatctttttagAACAGGCTTGCAATTCAGATCAAGATAAGAAAACCCAACTCAAACTAGCCCAAAAGGTGGTGGATAAGGATTGTTTGGATTTGGAGAGTAGAGTAACTGTGAGAAATATGTGGTGGGATAATATTATAGCTGCTATAGGGCAAAGATTTAACTTGGAGGGGATTAAGTGTTCAGTTGGGGTGTTTGTTAAGGATAGGCATTTGCTAGTGCCTCATGTTGCTGTGCCTGATATAAGGTCCATTGATTGGGGGGAATTGAAAAGGAGAGGCTTTGAAGGGGTTGTTTTTGATAAGGATAATACTTTGACAGTTCCTTATTCTTTGTCATTGTGGGGACCTATTCGTTCGTCTGTCGAAGATTGTAAATCTGTATTTGGTAGTAATATCGCGGTTTTTAGTAATTCTGCTG GACTTCATCAGTATGATCCTGACGGTAGGAAAGCAAGAGCGGTGGAGTTTAAGATTGGAATCAAAGTTGTAAGGCATA AGGTGAAGAAGCCAGCTGGATCAgctgaagagattgagaaacaTTTTGGATGTGATTCTACAAGGCTGATTATGGTTGGTGATCGAGCATTCACAGATGTTGTCTATGGAAATCGAAATGGTTTTCTCACAATTTTAACTAATCCATTAAGTCTTGCTGAGGAGCCTTTAATTGTTAGGCAG GTTAGAAAACTGGAGGCCGCTTTTTTAAAACGATGGTCAGGAAAAGGTATTAAGCCAATCAGTCATAGACTGCTATCAGATCCTCGGGATTGTGTGAAAGATCAGCCTGAACAAGTATTCTTTTCTGAATGA
- the LOC108217602 gene encoding probable galacturonosyltransferase 15 isoform X3 yields the protein MKFYISTKGIKRLNRVSGGGYWQGMKGRGSPAIIRRISYRTLLLLLLLMMAIVLPFMFLRVAYLVLESSALCSSPLECMRLRLFGGSDSSTLREELERALEEVNNNDEIGERIAEASPESFTDLVKDMVLNRQDIKAFAFKTKAMNMKMERKVQSARRHESFYWHLASHGYPKSLHCLHLKLAEEYAVNASARSPLPSPEYISRLTDSSFNHVVLLTDNVLAASVVIASTVKNSGNPGKLVFHVVTDKKTYSPMHSWFAMNIVASAVVEVKGLHQYDWSHKVNVEVKEMLEIHRLIWSHKCEYMKGEDSDHERDLEFLSPSYISLLNHLRIYIPELFPDLNKIVFLDDDVVVQRDLSSLWHLDLKGKIVGAVVDSFCGEGCCPGRKYRDYFNFSEPVMSADFRSDRCGWLYGMNVFDLEAWRKTNITKTYHQWLKFGVER from the exons ATGAAGTTTTATATTTCGACCAAGGGGATCAAGAGGTTGAATAGAGTCTCCGGTGGGGGTTACTGGCAGGGGATGAAAGGACGGGGAAGTCCGGCGATCATTCGCCGGATTTCTTACCGGACTCTTTTGTTGCTGCTGCTTTTGATGATGGCCATTGTTTTGCCCTTTATGTTCCTCAGAGTTGCTTatcttgttcttgaatcttcgGCTCTTTGTTCTTCCCCTCTAg AATGTATGAGACTGAGGCTTTTCGGCGGGAGTGATTCTTCCACG TTGAGAGAAGAGCTGGAAAGAGCATTAGAGGAAGTAAATAATAATGATGAAATAGGAGAAAGAATAGCAGAGGCTTCTCCAGAGTCATTCACGGACCTTGTGAAGGATATGGTGTTAAACAGACAAGACATCAAAGCTTTCGCTTTCAAGACCAAAGCAATG AATATGAAGATGGAGAGGAAGGTGCAGTCAGCCAGAAGGCATGAGTCCTTTTATTGGCATTTAGCTTCTCATGGGTATCCTAAAAGCCTGCATTGCCTTCATCTTAAGTTGGCTGAAGAGTATGCTGTAAACGCCTCTGCACGGTCTCCATTACCTTCACCTGAATACATCTCCCGATTGACAGATTCTTCATTCAATCATGTTGTTCTTCTAACAGACAATGTCTTGGCGGCTTCTGTTGTCATCGCTTCGACTGTCAAAAACTCAGGGAATCCGGGGAAATTGGTGTTCCATGTAGTCACAGATAAGAAAACATACAGCCCAATGCATTCTTGGTTTGCAATGAACATTGTTGCTTCTGCAGTTGTGGAAGTTAAAGGATTACATCAGTATGATTGGTCCCACAAAGTAAATGTTGAGGTTAAGGAGATGTTAGAGATTCATCGCTTAATCTGGAGCCATAAATGTGAATATATGAAGGGAGAAGACTCTGATCATGAAAGAGATTTGGAATTTCTAAGCCCTAGCTATATTTCACTGTTAAATCATCTCCGAATATATATCCCTGAG CTGTTTCCAGATCTAAACAAGATTGTTTTCTTGGATGATGATGTTGTAGTTCAACGCGACTTGTCATCTCTCTGGCATTTAGATCTCAAGGGAAAAATTGTAGGTGCTGTTGTCGACTCATTTTGCGGGGAAGGGTGTTGCCCGGGAAGAAAATACAGGGACTACTTCAACTTTAGTGAACCAGTTATGTCAGCTGATTTTAGATCGGACCGTTGTGGATGGCTATATGGGATGAATGTCTTTGATCTTGAAGCTTGGAGGAAAACTAATATTACTAAAACATATCATCAATGGCTTAAGTTT GGGGTGGAAAGATAA
- the LOC108217602 gene encoding probable galacturonosyltransferase 15 isoform X2 codes for MKFYISTKGIKRLNRVSGGGYWQGMKGRGSPAIIRRISYRTLLLLLLLMMAIVLPFMFLRVAYLVLESSALCSSPLECMRLRLFGGSDSSTLREELERALEEVNNNDEIGERIAEASPESFTDLVKDMVLNRQDIKAFAFKTKAMNMKMERKVQSARRHESFYWHLASHGYPKSLHCLHLKLAEEYAVNASARSPLPSPEYISRLTDSSFNHVVLLTDNVLAASVVIASTVKNSGNPGKLVFHVVTDKKTYSPMHSWFAMNIVASAVVEVKGLHQYDWSHKVNVEVKEMLEIHRLIWSHKCEYMKGEDSDHERDLEFLSPSYISLLNHLRIYIPELFPDLNKIVFLDDDVVVQRDLSSLWHLDLKGKIVGAVVDSFCGEGCCPGRKYRDYFNFSEPVMSADFRSDRCGWLYGMNVFDLEAWRKTNITKTYHQWLKFVRGGKIKEKLGFSC; via the exons ATGAAGTTTTATATTTCGACCAAGGGGATCAAGAGGTTGAATAGAGTCTCCGGTGGGGGTTACTGGCAGGGGATGAAAGGACGGGGAAGTCCGGCGATCATTCGCCGGATTTCTTACCGGACTCTTTTGTTGCTGCTGCTTTTGATGATGGCCATTGTTTTGCCCTTTATGTTCCTCAGAGTTGCTTatcttgttcttgaatcttcgGCTCTTTGTTCTTCCCCTCTAg AATGTATGAGACTGAGGCTTTTCGGCGGGAGTGATTCTTCCACG TTGAGAGAAGAGCTGGAAAGAGCATTAGAGGAAGTAAATAATAATGATGAAATAGGAGAAAGAATAGCAGAGGCTTCTCCAGAGTCATTCACGGACCTTGTGAAGGATATGGTGTTAAACAGACAAGACATCAAAGCTTTCGCTTTCAAGACCAAAGCAATG AATATGAAGATGGAGAGGAAGGTGCAGTCAGCCAGAAGGCATGAGTCCTTTTATTGGCATTTAGCTTCTCATGGGTATCCTAAAAGCCTGCATTGCCTTCATCTTAAGTTGGCTGAAGAGTATGCTGTAAACGCCTCTGCACGGTCTCCATTACCTTCACCTGAATACATCTCCCGATTGACAGATTCTTCATTCAATCATGTTGTTCTTCTAACAGACAATGTCTTGGCGGCTTCTGTTGTCATCGCTTCGACTGTCAAAAACTCAGGGAATCCGGGGAAATTGGTGTTCCATGTAGTCACAGATAAGAAAACATACAGCCCAATGCATTCTTGGTTTGCAATGAACATTGTTGCTTCTGCAGTTGTGGAAGTTAAAGGATTACATCAGTATGATTGGTCCCACAAAGTAAATGTTGAGGTTAAGGAGATGTTAGAGATTCATCGCTTAATCTGGAGCCATAAATGTGAATATATGAAGGGAGAAGACTCTGATCATGAAAGAGATTTGGAATTTCTAAGCCCTAGCTATATTTCACTGTTAAATCATCTCCGAATATATATCCCTGAG CTGTTTCCAGATCTAAACAAGATTGTTTTCTTGGATGATGATGTTGTAGTTCAACGCGACTTGTCATCTCTCTGGCATTTAGATCTCAAGGGAAAAATTGTAGGTGCTGTTGTCGACTCATTTTGCGGGGAAGGGTGTTGCCCGGGAAGAAAATACAGGGACTACTTCAACTTTAGTGAACCAGTTATGTCAGCTGATTTTAGATCGGACCGTTGTGGATGGCTATATGGGATGAATGTCTTTGATCTTGAAGCTTGGAGGAAAACTAATATTACTAAAACATATCATCAATGGCTTAAGTTTGTAA GGGGTGGAAAGATAAAAGAGAAATTGGGCTTCTCGTGCTAA
- the LOC108217615 gene encoding xyloglucan endotransglucosylase protein 1: MSLVMLSSILLVMSTLAQLAAADFYKDAEITWGDQRAKILNGGRDLTLSLDQTSGSGFQSKNEYLFGRFDMQLKLVPGNSAGTVTTFYLSSQGAGHDEIDFEFLGNSSGSPYTIHTNVFAQGKGDKEQQFQLWFDPTSSFHTYSIVWNPQKIIFLVDNNPIRVFNNQESIGVPFPKNQHMRVYASLWNADDWATQGGRVKTNWTKAPFTANYRNFNINGCPKTSSGSSSCGSSTASSNTNEGWRTHELDAAGRNRLRWVQSKHMVYNYCSDKKRFANAVPAECKHSRFL, translated from the exons ATGTCTTTGGTTATGCTAAGTTCTATACTACTTGTTATGAGCACCCTGGCTCAACTAGCTGCTGCTGATTTCTACAAAGACGCGGAAATCACTTGGGGCGATCAGCGTGCCAAGATATTGAATGGCGGTCGAGACCTCACTTTGTCTCTAGACCAAACTTCTGGCTCGGGATTTCAGTCCAAGAATGAGTATTTGTTCGGAAGATTTGACATGCAGCTCAAGCTGGTCCCTGGCAACTCTGCTGGCACTGTCACCACATTTTAC CTATCTTCTCAAGGAGCCGGACATGATGAGATTGACTTTGAGTTTTTGGGGAACTCTTCGGGGAGTCCATATACAATCCACACCAATGTGTTTGCGCAAGGCAAAGGCGACAAAGAACAACAATTCCAGCTCTGGTTCGATCCCACTTCTTCCTTCCACACCTACTCCATTGTTTGGAATCCACAAAAAATCAT TTTCTTGGTGGATAACAACCCCATCAGAGTATTCAACAATCAGGAATCAATAGGGGTGCCTTTCCCCAAGAATCAGCACATGAGGGTCTATGCCAGCCTATGGAATGCTGATGACTGGGCAACACAAGGCGGACGCGTCAAGACTAACTGGACTAAAGCTCCGTTCACAGCCAACTACAGGAACTTCAACATAAATGGATGTCCCAAGACATCCTCCGGTTCATCGTCTTGTGGATCATCCACCGCTTCTTCAAACACCAACGAGGGATGGCGAACACACGAGCTGGATGCAGCTGGCCGAAATAGACTTCGATGGGTGCAATCAAAGCATATGGTGTACAACTACTGCTCTGACAAAAAGAGGTTCGCTAATGCTGTCCCTGCAGAATGCAAACACTCAAGGTTCCTCTAG